One genomic segment of Sminthopsis crassicaudata isolate SCR6 chromosome 4, ASM4859323v1, whole genome shotgun sequence includes these proteins:
- the SARS1 gene encoding serine--tRNA ligase, cytoplasmic: MVLDLDLFRVDKGGDPDLVRETQEKRFKDPGLVDQLVRADSEWRRCRFRADNLNKLKNLCSRTIGEKMKKKEPVGDNESLPENVLNLDDLTADTLAGLKVTQIKKVRLLIDEAIIKCDAERIQLESERFESLREIGNLLHPSVPISNDEDADNKVERIWGDCTVRKKYSHVDLVVMVDGFEGEKGAVVAGSRGYFLKGVLVFLEQALIQLALRTLASRGYIPIYTPFFMRKEVMQEVAQLSQFDEELYKVIGKGSEKSDDNSYDEKYLIATSEQPIAALHRDEWLRPEDLPIKYAGFSTCFRQEVGSHGRDTRGIFRVHQFEKIEQFVYASPHDNKSWEMFDEMISTAEEFYQALGIPYHIVNIVSGSLNHAASKKLDLEAWFPGSGAFRELVSCSNCTDYQARRLRIRYGQTKKMMDKVEFVHMLNATMCATTRTICAILENYQTENGIIVPEKLKEFMPPGLQELIPFVKPAPIDQELSKKQKKQHEGGKKKMTAGDAALEGRLQNMEVTDA, translated from the exons GCAGATTTCGGGCAGACAACTTAAACAAGCTGAAGAACTTATGCAGCAGAACAATTGGAGAGAAAATGAAG AAAAAAGAGCCTGTGGGGGATAATGAATCCTTACCAGAGAATGTGTTGAACCTTGATGACCTGACTGCAGACACCTTAGCG GGCCTGAAAGTGACGCAAATAAAAAAAGTCCGACTCCTTATTGATGAAGCCATCATCAAGTGTGATGCTGAAAGGATACAATTGGAATCAGAGCGATTTGAAAGTCTTCGAGAAATTGGGAACCTCCTCCACCCCTCTGTGCCCATCAGTAATGATGAG GATGCTGACAACAAAGTAGAAAGGATTTGGGGTGATTGTACTGTGAGAAAGAAATATTCTCACGTGGACCTAGTAGTGATGGTGGACGGCTTTGAAGGTGAAAAAGGAGCAGTGGTGGCTGGAAGCCGGGGCTACTTCCTGAAG GGAGTCCTTGTGTTTTTGGAGCAGGCCCTCATCCAGCTTGCCCTTCGAACCCTTGCCAGCAGGGGTTATATTCCCATCTACACCCCTTTCTTCATGAGAAAAGAGGTGATGCAAGAGGTAGCACAGCTCAGCCAGTTTGATGAGGAACTATACAAG GTGATTGGCAAAGGCAGTGAAAAATCTGATGATAATtcctatgatgaaaaatacttgATTGCTACCTCAGAACAGCCAATTGCTGCCCTGCACCGAGATGAATGGCTTCGACCAGAGGACTTGCCCATCAAGTATGCTGGCTTCTCTACCTGCTTCCGCCAGGAGGTGGGCTCCCATGGTCGTGACACTCGTGGCATCTTCCGGGTCCACCAATTTGAGAAG ATCGAGCAATTTGTCTATGCATCACCACATGACAACAAATCATGGGAGATGTTTGATGAGATGATCAGCACTGCTGAAGAGTTCTATCAGGCCTTGGGCATCCCTTATCATATTGTAAATATTGTCTCAG gcTCTTTGAATCATGCTGCTAGTAAGAAGCTGGACCTGGAGGCCTGGTTCCCTGGCTCAGGAGCCTTTCGTGAATTAGTATCCTGCTCCAATTGCACAGACTATCAGGCCCGTCGGCTCCGCATCCGCTATGGGCAGactaagaagatgatggataag GTGGAATTTGTCCATATGCTTAATGCCACAATGTGTGCCACAACCCGTACCATTTGCGCCATCCTAGAGAACTACCAGACAGAGAATGGTATCATTGTCCCTGAGAAGTTAAAGGAATTCATGCCACCAG gtCTTCAAGAATTGATACCCTTTGTGAAGCCTGCCCCAATTGACCAGGAGCTAtccaagaaacaaaagaaacagcATGAGGGtggcaaaaagaaaatgacagcgGGAGATGCGGCTCTGGAAGGTCGGCTGCAGAACATGGAGGTCACTGATGCCTGA